The following are encoded in a window of Penaeus vannamei isolate JL-2024 chromosome 17, ASM4276789v1, whole genome shotgun sequence genomic DNA:
- the LOC138864597 gene encoding uncharacterized protein — protein MGMPGKRGLKMALKILDAKFGDKGLYMSRTEWDLTDGSRIREGDHEVISEMCLKLSSGIQKKKKKKKIGKLPHVDNPQVVRGVVDRLDSKLQSKWHTMWTGKRQWDIPRLKDIKLFLQKEMEAARSRHAHNPRASLDDRRGNAGRVRNAKTKSSTVALSNPQSNSKPRRLDLPLELTPSLGGRAKSVALSIVSCPTFRSLRPAQRKGVVTVQRCFICLKVNHMSKHCKAKLCDVNNCGQRHTMVT, from the coding sequence ATGGGAATGCCTGGAAAACGGGGTCTGAAGATGGCTCTAAAAATCCTTGATGCAAAGTTCGGAGATAAAGGCCTGTACATGAGCCGCACAGAGTGGGATTTGACGGACGGAAGCCGTATAAGGGAGGGTGACCATGAGGTCATCTCGGAAATGTGCCTCAAACTATCGTCgggtattcaaaaaaaaaaaaaaaaaaaaaaaatagggaagttGCCTCATGTTGATAACCCGCAAGTGGTCAGGGGAGTGGTTGACAGATTGGACAGCAAGCTTCAATCAAAGTGGCACACAATGTGGACCGGCAAAAGGCAATGGGATATACCCCGGCTGAAGGATATCAAATTGTTTCTACAGAAAGAAATGGAAGCTGCACGCAGCAGACATGCTCACAACCCTCGAGCCTCACTTGATGATCGACGTGGCAACGCAGGCAGAGTCCGAAATGCCAAGACCAAATCTTCCACAGTCGCGCTCTCAAATCCACAATCAAACAGCAAGCCAAGGAGGTTGGACTTGCCACTGGAACTAACACCGAGCCTTGGAGGCAGGGCAAAGAGTGTCGCCTTGTCCATTGTTTCATGCCCCACATTCAGGTCGTTGAGACCTGCACAGCGTAAAGGTGTAGTGACTGTGCAGAGATGTTTTATATGCCTCAAGGTTAACCATATGTCGAAGCATTGCAAGGCGAAACTATGTGACGTTAACAACTGTGGCCAAAGGCACACGATGGTTACATGA